The sequence GCCTGCCTGCCCATTGACCCGGGGGGCTGCCCTTTTTCGTCAGTCGTCGTCGCGTCCGAGGTGGACCGAGACTCCCTCCTCCTCGCGGGACACCTGCACCGTCCAGGGCCGGCAACACACCGGACAGTCCTCGACGTAGGTCTCCGAGTGGGCGCCGATGGGGTCCACGTCGACCTCCACTTCCTCACCGCAGTAGGGGCAGCGCTCGGTGGTGGCTTCCGCGAAGGGTTGCATGGGGTGCCTCCTCGCCTTCTGGGCGGACAGATGCGTCGTGGACTGAGCGTCCGCGCTTTCAGACGGTAGACTCCTGGACCATGGCTGCTCCTTCCCGGAATCGCATCGGAGAAATCCTCGTCAAGGCCCGCGTCATCGACGACCTGCAGCTACGCAGCGCGCTCGCCACGCAAGACCAGTGGGGTGGACGCCTGTCGCGCATCGTCGCGGACATGGGGCTGGCCAGCGAGGAGACCATCGCCGAGGCCATCTGCCAGGGCATGGGCATGCAGCGCGTTCAGCTGGGCAACATCACCCGCGACGTGGGCGCGCTGGCGCGCGTGGACGTGAGCCTGGCGGAGCAGAAGGGCGTCTTCCCGGTGAGCCTGAAGGACAACGGGAAGACGCTGGTGCTCGCCATGGCGGACCCCACGGACCTGGCCACCCTCGACCAGGTGGCGGCGAAGAGCCGCGCCCGCGTGGTCGTCATGGTGGCGAGCGAGCGCGAAATCGCGCACGCGATTCTGCGCCACTACCGCAACCAGGAGCCGGTGGTGAGCACCCGCTTCGGCGGACCCCGGCCGCAGCAGCCCGCGGGCGAGGAGTACGACTCGGGCGGCGAGGACGACTTCAAGGTCGTCGACATGAGCGGCAAGACGGTGGTGAAGCGCATCGCGGACATCGTCCCGGACGCGCCCGCCCCCGCGCCCCCGCCGCCTCCCTCCGCGCGCGCCGCGGAGAAGCCGGCCCCGCCCGTGGCGGGCTCGAGCGCCGCGGACATCCTCGACGAAATCCTCGCCGGCGGCACGCCCACGTCCGAGTGGACGGAGGAGGACCTGCAGCGCCTCCAGACGGTGCAGCAGAACCAGGAGAAGAGCTCCAAGATTCTG comes from Pyxidicoccus parkwaysis and encodes:
- a CDS encoding CPXCG motif-containing cysteine-rich protein gives rise to the protein MQPFAEATTERCPYCGEEVEVDVDPIGAHSETYVEDCPVCCRPWTVQVSREEEGVSVHLGRDDD
- a CDS encoding general secretion pathway protein GspE, whose protein sequence is MAAPSRNRIGEILVKARVIDDLQLRSALATQDQWGGRLSRIVADMGLASEETIAEAICQGMGMQRVQLGNITRDVGALARVDVSLAEQKGVFPVSLKDNGKTLVLAMADPTDLATLDQVAAKSRARVVVMVASEREIAHAILRHYRNQEPVVSTRFGGPRPQQPAGEEYDSGGEDDFKVVDMSGKTVVKRIADIVPDAPAPAPPPPPSARAAEKPAPPVAGSSAADILDEILAGGTPTSEWTEEDLQRLQTVQQNQEKSSKILRALLELLLEKGQLQQRELAAKMRL